In the Clavelina lepadiformis chromosome 8, kaClaLepa1.1, whole genome shotgun sequence genome, one interval contains:
- the LOC143469217 gene encoding uncharacterized protein LOC143469217, protein MTGEQQQINIPLNVIVHEEKNRPKSVRAPPTAIQRWYEQPSASRMKLSMRDEKISGVPRGHSKLKFSKVFTVNDLTEEYVNSMKEQNFEHAYNVLLKQQVMGYVGFKANHLKNSHEIFLLTGKSELATETRRTMVKLIAENMEVNPDEIREFADQLQTSKKYLDAMLFNFIAAVFYRFTSNSSEKLKKIDQCTFRMAQFIKMFWELETERIKIKSCPGKLKAESNLRSLVKNRLLPMLHEMREIIKTIKQTTNHELCLYDTLCAHRIEYCLGIIEDHDIRERMIRGAIQAMSVCFGPQSEDYQVVGHLLNNLGQTYWCLSKYDPAAMYYNQAIDAYKQSKNYLSFQNKNEDIERSQRNLKLVKIKLN, encoded by the exons ATGACAGGCGAGCAGCAACAGATCAACATCCCGCTGAATGTAATCGTACATGAAGAGAAAAACAG ACCAAAGAGTGTGCGAGCACCACCTACtg CAATTCAACGTTGGTACGAGCAACCGAGTGCATCGAGGATGAAGTTATCAATGCGTGACGAAAAAATcagtggag TGCCAAGAGGTCATAGCAAGCTGAAGTTTAGCAAAGTTTTCACTGTAAATG ATCTAACGGAGGAATATGTCAATTCCATGaaagaacaaaattttgagCACGCTTATAACGTTTTACTTAAACAACAAGTGATGGGTTATGTTGGATTTAAAGCAAATCATTTGAAAAATAGTCACGAAATCTTCCTTTTAACTGGAAAATCTGAGCTAGCTACCGAAACCCGAAGAACGATGGTAAAATTGATTGCAGAAAATATGGAAGTGAATCCGGATGAAATTAGAGAATTCGCCGATCAACTTCAAACATCAAAGAAATACCTTGATGCGATGCTTTTCAACTTCATCGCTGCAGTATTTTACAGATTTACTTCAAATTCTTCCGAAAAGCTAAAAAAGATAGATCAATGTACATTTAGGATGGCACAATTCATCAAAATGTTTTGGGAACTAGAAACtgaaagaataaaaattaaatcctGCCCTGGGAAGTTGAAAGCGGAAAGCAATCTGAGATCCTTGGTCAAGAACCGGCTTCTTCCAATGCTCCATGAAATGAGAGAGATAATTAAAACCATTAAACAAACCACAAACCACGAACTATGTTTGTACGACACATTGTGTGCTCATCGCATCGAATATTGTCTGGGAATTATCGAAGATCACGACATTCGAGAACGAATGATACGGGGTGCGATCCAGGCAATGAGCGTGTGTTTTGGTCCACAGTCTGAAGACTACCAAGTAGTCGGCCATCTACTTAACAACCTTGGACAAACTTACTGGTGTTTGTCAAAATACGATCCTGCAGCGATGTATTACAACCAGGCGATCGATGCTTACAAACAAAGTAAGAATTATTtgagttttcaaaataagaaTGAAGATATTGAGAGGAGTCAAAGGAATTTGAAACTTGtgaaaattaagttaaattGA
- the LOC143469212 gene encoding uncharacterized protein LOC143469212 isoform X1: protein MAEDKQQINIPLDFVVNKEDKKSKSVRAPPTEANQQCCDQPDVSQITSSMRDVNVSRETFHRCHEQPSVPGITSSERDVNISEVPRGQCNFRFMEIFTVNDPKEEYFSFMRRRKYDQAHEVVHRQHISGSLGLQANHLRKYHKILLLSGQSEQAAHARCMMMRLIVENIEVTASEIKKFAHQLLQSDKFLDAMLFYSIAAVFYKSTSPSIKRFKKIDTCLFQMSQCIKLFLVVETEVIEGMKKSYFAMLEAEENLRYLVTRQLIPMIAEKKDLIQISHDVTKEQRCLYVTSCAHRVEYCYGLVDDYESRIQTIKTMLNLLDQCFGPRKTVYNIVGVLLNNLATTYFYSWQLQDAFECYKQALIAYNEAVDYSNSELRILQNEVTETNLQKVRTAILRSAK from the exons ATGGCAGAAGACAAACAACAAATCAATATACCACTGGATTTTGTCGTCAATAAAGAGGACAAAAA ATCAAAGAGTGTGCGAGCACCACCTACtg AAGCAAATCAACAATGTTGTGATCAACCAGACGTTTCACAGATAACGTCATCAATGCGTGACGTAAACGTCAGTAGAG AAACATTCCATCGTTGTCATGAGCAACCGAGTGTACCAGGGATAACGTCATCCGAGCGTGACGTAAATATTAGTGAAG TGCCTAGAGGTCAATGCAATTTCAGGTTCATGGAGATTTTTACTGTTAATG ATCCAAAAGAGGAATATTTCAGTTTTATGAGAAGACGCAAATATGATCAAGCTCATGAAGTTGTACATCGACAACATATTTCGGGTTCTCTGGGACTTCAAGCGAATCATTTAagaaaatatcacaaaataCTCCTTTTATCTGGACAATCTGAGCAAGCCGCCCATGCTCGATGCATGATGATGAGATTGATTGTAGAAAATATCGAAGTAACTGCATctgaaattaaaaagtttgctcATCAACTTTTACAATCGGATAAGTTCCTCGATGCGATGCTGTTCTACTCCATCGCTGCCGTCTTCTACAAATCTACTTCACCCTCCATTAAAAGgttcaaaaaaattgatacTTGTCTCTTTCAGATGTCACAATGCATCAAGTTATTTTTGGTGGTAGAAACAGAAGTCATAGAAGGAATGAAAAAGTCCTATTTTGCCATGTTGGAAGCGGAAGAAAATCTGCGTTACTTAGTCACCCGGCAGCTTATACCTATGATTGCAGAAAAGAAAGACTTGATCCAAATCTCTCACGACGTGACAAAAGAACAACGATGTTTGTACGTCACCTCGTGTGCGCATCGCGTCGAATATTGTTATGGTCTTGTCGACGATTATGAAAGTCGaatacaaacaataaagacaATGCTAAATTTATTGGACCAATGTTTCGGCCCCCGAAAAACAGTGTATAATATAGTCGGCGTTCTACTTAACAACCTTGCTACTACTTATTTCTACAGCTGGCAATTGCAAGATGCATTTGAGTGTTATAAACAGGCATTAATTGCTTACAATGAAGCCGTAGATTATTCGAATTCTGAGCTCcgaattttacaaaatgaagTGACTGAAACTAACTTGCAGAAGGTAAGAACTGCGATTCTTCGATCTGCtaaataa
- the LOC143469212 gene encoding uncharacterized protein LOC143469212 isoform X3 translates to MAEDKQQINIPLDFVVNKEDKKSKSVRAPPTEANQQCCDQPDVSQITSSMRDVNVSRETFHRCHEQPSVPGITSSERDVNISEGSWRFLLLMIQKRNISVL, encoded by the exons ATGGCAGAAGACAAACAACAAATCAATATACCACTGGATTTTGTCGTCAATAAAGAGGACAAAAA ATCAAAGAGTGTGCGAGCACCACCTACtg AAGCAAATCAACAATGTTGTGATCAACCAGACGTTTCACAGATAACGTCATCAATGCGTGACGTAAACGTCAGTAGAG AAACATTCCATCGTTGTCATGAGCAACCGAGTGTACCAGGGATAACGTCATCCGAGCGTGACGTAAATATTAGTGAAG GTTCATGGAGATTTTTACTGTTAATG ATCCAAAAGAGGAATATTTCAGTTTTATGA
- the LOC143469212 gene encoding uncharacterized protein LOC143469212 isoform X2, producing the protein MAEDKQQINIPLDFVVNKEDKKSKSVRAPPTEANQQCCDQPDVSQITSSMRDVNVSRETFHRCHEQPSVPGITSSERDVNIMPRGQCNFRFMEIFTVNDPKEEYFSFMRRRKYDQAHEVVHRQHISGSLGLQANHLRKYHKILLLSGQSEQAAHARCMMMRLIVENIEVTASEIKKFAHQLLQSDKFLDAMLFYSIAAVFYKSTSPSIKRFKKIDTCLFQMSQCIKLFLVVETEVIEGMKKSYFAMLEAEENLRYLVTRQLIPMIAEKKDLIQISHDVTKEQRCLYVTSCAHRVEYCYGLVDDYESRIQTIKTMLNLLDQCFGPRKTVYNIVGVLLNNLATTYFYSWQLQDAFECYKQALIAYNEAVDYSNSELRILQNEVTETNLQKVRTAILRSAK; encoded by the exons ATGGCAGAAGACAAACAACAAATCAATATACCACTGGATTTTGTCGTCAATAAAGAGGACAAAAA ATCAAAGAGTGTGCGAGCACCACCTACtg AAGCAAATCAACAATGTTGTGATCAACCAGACGTTTCACAGATAACGTCATCAATGCGTGACGTAAACGTCAGTAGAG AAACATTCCATCGTTGTCATGAGCAACCGAGTGTACCAGGGATAACGTCATCCGAGCGTGACGTAAATATTA TGCCTAGAGGTCAATGCAATTTCAGGTTCATGGAGATTTTTACTGTTAATG ATCCAAAAGAGGAATATTTCAGTTTTATGAGAAGACGCAAATATGATCAAGCTCATGAAGTTGTACATCGACAACATATTTCGGGTTCTCTGGGACTTCAAGCGAATCATTTAagaaaatatcacaaaataCTCCTTTTATCTGGACAATCTGAGCAAGCCGCCCATGCTCGATGCATGATGATGAGATTGATTGTAGAAAATATCGAAGTAACTGCATctgaaattaaaaagtttgctcATCAACTTTTACAATCGGATAAGTTCCTCGATGCGATGCTGTTCTACTCCATCGCTGCCGTCTTCTACAAATCTACTTCACCCTCCATTAAAAGgttcaaaaaaattgatacTTGTCTCTTTCAGATGTCACAATGCATCAAGTTATTTTTGGTGGTAGAAACAGAAGTCATAGAAGGAATGAAAAAGTCCTATTTTGCCATGTTGGAAGCGGAAGAAAATCTGCGTTACTTAGTCACCCGGCAGCTTATACCTATGATTGCAGAAAAGAAAGACTTGATCCAAATCTCTCACGACGTGACAAAAGAACAACGATGTTTGTACGTCACCTCGTGTGCGCATCGCGTCGAATATTGTTATGGTCTTGTCGACGATTATGAAAGTCGaatacaaacaataaagacaATGCTAAATTTATTGGACCAATGTTTCGGCCCCCGAAAAACAGTGTATAATATAGTCGGCGTTCTACTTAACAACCTTGCTACTACTTATTTCTACAGCTGGCAATTGCAAGATGCATTTGAGTGTTATAAACAGGCATTAATTGCTTACAATGAAGCCGTAGATTATTCGAATTCTGAGCTCcgaattttacaaaatgaagTGACTGAAACTAACTTGCAGAAGGTAAGAACTGCGATTCTTCGATCTGCtaaataa